In the Helianthus annuus cultivar XRQ/B chromosome 11, HanXRQr2.0-SUNRISE, whole genome shotgun sequence genome, one interval contains:
- the LOC110888481 gene encoding uncharacterized protein LOC110888481 — protein MTWDEFKVPFLKHHSPKAVINRIKEEFIQLRQKGESIDKITGIFLNKSRLCDELVMTEEQKNYYYNMLSAEYREFMTPSKYETLTKIINTAREREIELKKQIERSERRAVDVNPSPTKKARTTESAEKPDVKGGSPSCKVCGKGNKGECRFKDKPCPICGKTGHTAPLCPGKVLVCYKCYQPGHKKSEYPELDGKKNEKGVQMEA, from the coding sequence ATGACATGGGACGAGTTTAAGGTGCCATTCCTTAAACACCACAGTCCCAAGGCGGTCATCAACAGAATCAAGGAGGAATTTATCCAGTTAAGGCAAAAGGGTGAATCAATTGATAAGATCACGGGTATCTTTCTTAACAAATCGAGATTATGTGACGAGTTAGTGATGACCGAAGAGCAGAAAAATTACTACTATAACATGCTAAGTGCCGAATatcgggagttcatgactccctcaaAATACGAGACTCTCACCAAGATCATAAACACTGCTCGGGAACGGGAGATTGAGCTGAAAAAGCAGATAGAGCGGAGTGAAAGAAGGGCGGTAGATGTTAACCCAAGCCCTACTAAGAAGGCACGAACAACGGAATCGGCAGAGAAGCCGGATGTGAAAGGCGGATCACCGAGTTGTAAGGTATGTGGAAAGGGGAATAAGGGCGAGTGTCGCTTTAAGGATAAACCATGTCCCATATGCGGAAAAACAGGGCATACAGCTCCGCTATGCCCGGGGAAAGTTTTGGTTTGTTACAAATGCTACCAACCGGGTCACAAGAAATCTGAGTACCCGGAGTTGGACGGGAAAAAGAATGAGAAGGGTGTGCAGATGGAGGCATAA